A single genomic interval of Paralichthys olivaceus isolate ysfri-2021 chromosome 7, ASM2471397v2, whole genome shotgun sequence harbors:
- the LOC109639897 gene encoding monocarboxylate transporter 13 produces MDSLKKVQRRRKDMAPTAAPDGGYAWFILLSCFLVFGLTFGVIKSFGVFYVEIQQYFETTATGTSWITSIAVATIHVAAPVASALSARCSHRSVVITGGLICSLGVMIGAFANNVIELYLTVGFLNGLGYALTWTPTVTMLGLYFERRRPMANALASTGECILTFILTPLFQLLIDTYSWRGALLILGALQLNLCMCGMLLRPLRATAYGTRVNEVKAVETEELRISDGSDQSTVKVCLEDPEEITNSKDSKTADLRTKILRYVDYTLIANAQFMVYSMFGVFAALGFFAPALFLVPYARSKGIEEYQAAALMSISAVLDVFGRVFFGWVANLRLVETVQQLTATVILLGSVLLLCPLASSFPELAAFSAAYGLVYGATVSIHITVLAEVVGVRRFGSALGFFMLIRSSGGLLGPPIAGYFIDKMGNYGTGFIMAGVALIVSALFLLLLHQMTRRGQRSTKMQTDKMGQSLGDEVKDLSIDGEIVSDADGCGGKSQDHHQTFKNCKD; encoded by the exons ATGGACTCTCTGAAGAAggtccagaggaggaggaaggatatGGCGCCAACAGCCGCCCCTGACGGTGGCTACGCCTGGTTCATCTTGCTCTCCTGCTTCCTGGTCTTTGGACTGACCTTTGGGGTCATTAAGTCGTTTGGTGTCTTCTATGTCGAAATACAGCAATACTTTGAAACCACAGCAACAGGAACATCATGGATCACCTCTATTGCTGTGGCAACCATTCACGTTGCAG ctcctgtagctTCTGCTCTGAGTGCCCGCTGCAGCCATCGCTCTGTAGTTATAACGGGTGGACTGATCTGCAGCTTAGGAGTCATGATTGGGGCTTTTGCTAATAATGTGATTGAACTCTACTTAACAGTGGGGTTCTTGAATG GTCTTGGGTATGCTTTAACCTGGACCCCCACAGTGACCATGTTGGGCTTGTACTTTGAGAGGAGGCGTCCGATGGCGAACGCCTTGGCCAGCACTGGGGAGTGCATCCTTACCTTCATCCTCACACCTCTGTTCCAGCTGCTGATTGACACCTACTCCTGGAGGGGGGCTTTGCTGATCCTGGGGGCTTTGCAGCTTaacttgtgcatgtgtgggatGCTACTGAGGCCCCTAAGAGCCACCGCATATGGGACTCGTGTCAATGAGGTCAAAGCAGTAGAGACAGAGGAGCTCAGAATATCTGATGGTTCTGATCAGAGCACAGTCAAGGTTTGTCTTGAAGACCCAGAGGAGATCACTAATTCAAAAGACTCAAAGACGGCTGATTTAAGGACCAAAATCCTGCGCTACGTAGATTATACCCTCATCGCTAATGCTCAGTTCATGGTCTACTCAATGTTTGGTGTGTTTGCTGCTCTGGGTTTCTTTGCCCCAGCTTTGTTCCTGGTCCCTTATGCTCGCAGTAAAGGAATCGAAGAATACCAGGCGGCTGCGCTCATGTCCATCTCTGCAGTGCTGGATGTGTTCGGAAGGGTGTTCTTTGGCTGGGTGGCAAACCTGAGACTGGTGGAGACG GTGCAACAGCTGACGGCTACAGTGATTCTGCTGGGTTCTGTGCTGCTCCTCTGCCCACTGGCCTCCTCGTTTCCTGAGCTGGCTGCTTTCAGCGCGGCTTACGGGCTCGTGTACGGCGCCACGGTCTCCATCCACATCACCGTCCTGGCTGAGGTTGTGGGTGTCCGCAGGTTCGGCAGCGCGCTGGGGTTTTTCATGCTCATACGCAGCAGCGGAGGCCTGCTTGGACCGCCCATCGCTG GATACTTCATTGATAAGATGGGGAATTACGGGACGGGCTTCATTATGGCGGGAGTGGCTCTCATCGTCTCTGCCCtgttcctgcttctcctccatcaGATGACCcgcaggggtcaaaggtcgacGAAGATGCAAACGGACAAAATGGGACAAAGCCTCGGAGATGAAGTCAAAGATCTGAGCATAGATGGAGAAATAGTCTCTGATGCTGATGGATGTGGAGGTAAATCTCAAGATCAccatcaaacatttaaaaattgtAAAGACTGA